In Limisalsivibrio acetivorans, one genomic interval encodes:
- a CDS encoding carboxypeptidase-like regulatory domain-containing protein has protein sequence MKKVIIVLIILTASVCFAEEKFKLYDPSKGGYSDAAWDHLTTTLNNFSANEYVDFLEKRGFKGNHIGVTVNGRTKSFKFGGAEFLDFIRIAEAAYNGDWKVAREQSAETAIGYFYPLVGQYMGLHKTARIAIESVIANWSDELYETRAYKDLLDILNDQVLAAAKNREPYIPSYSLDPGTPLRQRMVDYEDRMYSVWMSKSPDIEIQTGGNPARIRQILGHDFEDMREVFNHFLVQIVYNQRGYIQTTFNRVTEQAAKEAALEVKKQAFESARIALKKSLDALSRPHEVRFSPPASLAFKGAPGYEYTLSVYLESGDTERKVYNKRITLPVSGVFSEELELDSTPKGGDKLHAIITDPYGQSEGDQFAVKGDNLNPFTIKASLSTYDGEPINRAVQNGEILAFQANVSHTKVEPAPLSILTWQVNDATGSPLPGLVKQDTGIASGETKNYRFRFRLDSLPDGRYTVSLRHCIDGMPESCVSSDTPFTIAQSVAIDRIDISSHSSGSPDTDTLYNDEEVYIYAYFTSNEGSIKADFIVKDKETGKVYTNLSHDKDISGSSSEHRTGIVLRPSTVPAGSKAVAEVTITAPDGRKMTKTREFSKDFYTVGAKHPTYMKHSQRSTAQLNIPSRFKPPYRINANHSSSLSMNISDSGRMDMTANPVLEFENAFVKYTVKDSEGRIGKGSFNLQLEGETKVASTPSKPFPKLREEIPITPPEPVPVPVPTKPSYTPKKSQPAKPQMSSYDAIRLGQRRYRHITDRIANEMIPPCVPNRSSMVRNIQNSGNQQIYKELGYMSEATFSVEQSKMVVQTFRTIKKGFSKLHYDKCMGQWLDLLERNGYLSSGERHSIEGRLKSRMPRYHYAYIETEKFQAIRRCRVVKGKPRTGMMTKIHNKTFNNVYKTWAIAVGPATPEASQRFCNEYVNNKRNFNAYNSPWRPTGGSHGWQMDPNREYIMKNPYDSYMSGR, from the coding sequence ATGAAGAAGGTTATTATCGTTCTGATAATACTTACGGCTTCCGTATGCTTTGCGGAAGAAAAGTTCAAGCTTTACGACCCCTCTAAGGGGGGATACTCCGATGCCGCATGGGACCATCTCACCACGACCCTTAACAACTTCTCGGCTAATGAGTATGTCGATTTTCTTGAGAAGCGAGGATTCAAGGGAAACCATATCGGCGTTACTGTGAACGGCAGGACGAAAAGCTTCAAATTCGGCGGTGCAGAGTTCCTAGATTTCATTAGGATCGCAGAGGCCGCCTATAACGGCGACTGGAAGGTCGCAAGGGAGCAGAGTGCAGAAACGGCCATAGGATACTTCTATCCCCTTGTTGGTCAATATATGGGCCTGCACAAAACCGCCCGCATCGCCATAGAATCTGTAATAGCCAACTGGTCGGATGAACTATACGAGACCCGTGCTTATAAGGATCTGCTCGATATCCTGAACGATCAGGTCCTCGCCGCAGCAAAGAACAGGGAGCCCTATATCCCCTCTTACTCCCTCGATCCCGGAACACCACTTCGCCAGCGCATGGTGGATTACGAGGACAGGATGTATTCGGTATGGATGAGCAAAAGCCCGGACATTGAGATACAGACAGGGGGGAACCCCGCAAGAATACGCCAGATCCTCGGGCACGACTTCGAGGATATGAGAGAGGTGTTCAACCATTTCCTTGTCCAGATAGTTTATAACCAGCGCGGTTATATCCAGACCACCTTCAACCGTGTCACCGAACAGGCAGCCAAGGAGGCCGCCCTTGAGGTAAAAAAACAAGCCTTTGAATCTGCCCGCATCGCTCTGAAAAAATCGCTTGATGCCCTGTCCAGACCCCACGAAGTCAGGTTCAGCCCCCCTGCCTCACTCGCCTTCAAAGGTGCACCAGGATACGAATACACCTTGAGCGTATACCTTGAATCGGGGGATACCGAAAGAAAGGTTTACAACAAACGTATCACCCTCCCCGTCTCGGGCGTGTTCTCCGAGGAACTGGAACTCGACAGTACGCCGAAGGGGGGAGATAAACTTCATGCGATAATAACCGACCCCTACGGCCAGAGCGAGGGGGATCAGTTTGCAGTAAAAGGTGACAATCTGAACCCGTTCACCATCAAAGCGAGCCTCAGCACTTACGACGGTGAACCCATAAACAGAGCTGTGCAGAACGGTGAGATCCTCGCCTTTCAGGCTAATGTTTCCCATACAAAGGTTGAGCCAGCACCTCTATCCATACTCACATGGCAGGTTAACGATGCCACCGGCAGTCCACTTCCAGGGCTTGTTAAGCAGGATACAGGGATCGCCTCCGGTGAGACAAAGAACTACCGCTTCCGCTTCCGGCTGGACAGCCTGCCGGACGGACGCTACACCGTCAGCCTGCGCCACTGCATAGATGGTATGCCGGAAAGCTGTGTATCCTCAGACACCCCCTTCACCATAGCCCAGAGCGTTGCCATTGATCGTATCGACATCTCCAGTCATTCAAGCGGAAGCCCCGATACAGATACGCTTTACAACGATGAAGAAGTGTATATCTACGCCTATTTCACCTCAAACGAAGGCTCAATTAAGGCGGACTTTATAGTTAAGGACAAGGAAACCGGAAAGGTTTACACAAACCTCTCCCACGATAAAGATATATCCGGCAGTTCATCTGAGCATAGAACAGGAATCGTATTGAGACCAAGCACTGTGCCAGCTGGAAGCAAGGCAGTGGCAGAAGTAACTATCACAGCACCCGACGGCCGTAAAATGACTAAAACCAGGGAATTTAGCAAGGACTTCTACACTGTCGGAGCAAAACACCCCACTTACATGAAACACAGCCAACGCTCAACGGCTCAGCTGAACATCCCCTCCAGATTCAAGCCGCCGTATAGAATTAATGCAAACCACAGCAGTAGCCTCTCCATGAACATTAGCGACAGCGGCCGGATGGATATGACAGCAAATCCGGTACTGGAGTTCGAAAACGCCTTTGTAAAATATACTGTTAAGGACTCCGAAGGGAGGATAGGTAAAGGAAGCTTTAATCTTCAACTGGAAGGTGAAACAAAGGTTGCCTCAACACCTTCAAAACCCTTTCCGAAGCTCAGAGAAGAGATCCCCATAACACCGCCAGAACCTGTACCTGTGCCTGTACCAACCAAGCCATCTTACACACCTAAAAAGAGCCAGCCCGCCAAGCCCCAGATGTCGAGCTACGATGCAATAAGGCTCGGTCAGCGCCGTTACAGGCACATAACAGACCGAATCGCAAATGAGATGATCCCACCATGCGTCCCCAACCGCTCCAGCATGGTGCGGAATATCCAGAACTCCGGAAATCAGCAGATCTACAAGGAACTGGGATACATGAGCGAGGCAACCTTCTCTGTGGAGCAGTCAAAGATGGTAGTGCAGACCTTTCGTACCATTAAGAAAGGATTCAGCAAACTCCACTACGATAAATGTATGGGCCAATGGCTCGATCTTCTTGAGCGAAACGGATACCTCAGTTCCGGCGAAAGACACAGTATTGAGGGGAGGCTAAAGTCAAGGATGCCAAGATACCACTACGCATACATCGAAACCGAGAAATTCCAGGCCATACGCCGTTGCAGAGTGGTAAAAGGAAAGCCCAGAACAGGCATGATGACAAAGATCCATAACAAAACGTTCAATAACGTCTATAAAACATGGGCAATCGCTGTCGGCCCCGCAACACCCGAGGCAAGCCAGCGATTCTGTAACGAATACGTGAATAATAAACGCAACTTCAATGCATATAACTCACCATGGAGACCCACTGGAGGCTCACACGGCTGGCAAATGGACCCAAACAGAGAGTATATAATGAAAAACCCTTACGACTCATACATGTCAGGGAGGTAA
- a CDS encoding FadR/GntR family transcriptional regulator yields the protein MKFQKIKPKRVSDEIYRQLKEMILTGELNPDEKLPSERELAVQMGVSRPSLREALQKLEAQGFLEQIQGDGTYVKSVTAPLIAPAFTELIKRDDAIFDLMEIRKHLETWSARAAAERATEEEIAQMHEYLEEMRMAKEHGEVGHISDANFHSVISYATHNVFLVHVMNNIYEWIEKVSYEVRSRLYTSPEDHNELFRQHSCIFESISRKDPDAAYDCMVEHMNYIFTKLEKIFGPRKMPKPLVKKDSII from the coding sequence ATGAAGTTTCAAAAGATTAAGCCGAAAAGAGTCAGCGACGAGATCTACCGCCAGCTTAAGGAGATGATCCTTACGGGCGAGCTGAATCCTGACGAAAAGCTTCCCTCAGAGAGGGAGCTAGCCGTGCAGATGGGCGTAAGCAGGCCTTCATTGCGTGAGGCTCTCCAAAAGCTTGAAGCTCAGGGATTCCTTGAGCAGATCCAAGGGGATGGTACCTACGTTAAATCGGTCACCGCACCGCTTATTGCTCCCGCATTCACAGAACTTATCAAGCGTGATGATGCCATCTTTGATCTCATGGAGATCCGAAAGCATCTTGAGACGTGGTCAGCCAGAGCAGCGGCAGAGCGTGCCACTGAAGAAGAGATAGCCCAAATGCATGAGTATCTTGAAGAGATGCGTATGGCAAAGGAACACGGCGAGGTCGGGCACATCTCCGATGCGAATTTCCACAGCGTTATATCCTATGCAACCCACAACGTCTTCCTTGTGCATGTGATGAACAACATCTATGAATGGATCGAGAAGGTGAGTTACGAGGTTCGCTCAAGGCTCTATACCAGCCCGGAAGACCATAACGAACTTTTCAGACAGCACAGCTGTATATTTGAATCCATCAGCAGGAAGGATCCCGATGCGGCCTACGACTGCATGGTGGAGCATATGAACTATATTTTCACCAAGCTGGAGAAGATCTTCGGCCCCAGAAAGATGCCAAAACCCCTTGTTAAAAAGGACAGCATCATCTGA
- a CDS encoding (Fe-S)-binding protein — MYDDVVKELKELEELVLKCMKCGTCHADCPLYNQDGKEQSVARGKIALIQSVYEGRLEDAGKILKHIDYCVLCGRCKQSCPSGVKTDEIFLKAKSVLRKIEKMKGWQKFVLSIAMEKPELLAKMAPLMHMGLKFGSKKIKDDVFKPIIPIAGGRNVVSVKSKTFADTYGGLNKAKGEEKMTVIFYPGCAANMIYTSWGEAIVETLNYFGVSVYVPEVNHCCGIPAATMGELDLFKKMVNKNIDYFDSLDAKYIVTCCPTCQYGLNEMGPKQTGRSPEQEMMDVVVFLEEVLHADIKLETGEKTTIHFPCHYDRSKDSLLESFVKDNLGTDYTKLKNQSCCGFGGTFSLKHYGKSSDISTSKAEEISTKGFQRVYTPCPGCAMQLTDALAKEGSEADVSHPVQLFYESVVKKS; from the coding sequence ATGTACGATGATGTTGTAAAAGAGCTGAAAGAACTCGAGGAACTCGTCCTCAAATGCATGAAGTGCGGAACCTGCCATGCGGACTGCCCCCTCTATAATCAGGATGGTAAGGAACAGTCCGTTGCCAGAGGCAAGATTGCACTGATCCAGTCCGTATATGAAGGACGCCTTGAGGATGCAGGTAAGATCCTCAAGCACATAGATTACTGCGTGCTCTGCGGAAGATGTAAGCAGAGCTGCCCCAGCGGCGTTAAGACCGATGAGATATTCCTCAAAGCAAAATCGGTTCTGCGCAAGATAGAGAAGATGAAGGGGTGGCAGAAGTTTGTGCTTTCCATAGCCATGGAGAAGCCGGAGTTATTAGCTAAGATGGCTCCCCTTATGCATATGGGACTCAAGTTCGGCAGTAAAAAGATAAAGGATGATGTATTTAAGCCTATCATCCCCATAGCCGGCGGGCGTAACGTTGTATCAGTGAAGAGCAAAACCTTTGCGGACACTTACGGCGGCCTGAACAAAGCGAAGGGTGAAGAGAAGATGACTGTTATCTTCTATCCCGGTTGCGCCGCAAACATGATATACACCAGCTGGGGCGAGGCTATCGTTGAAACGCTTAACTATTTCGGTGTCTCTGTGTATGTTCCCGAGGTGAACCACTGCTGCGGAATACCTGCGGCAACCATGGGTGAACTCGATCTTTTTAAGAAAATGGTCAATAAAAATATTGATTATTTCGATTCCCTTGATGCGAAATATATTGTAACATGCTGTCCTACTTGTCAGTATGGACTGAACGAGATGGGGCCCAAGCAGACCGGAAGATCTCCCGAACAGGAGATGATGGACGTTGTTGTCTTTCTGGAAGAGGTTCTTCATGCTGATATTAAGCTTGAGACCGGCGAGAAAACTACGATCCATTTCCCCTGCCATTACGACCGGAGCAAAGACTCTCTTCTTGAATCCTTCGTTAAGGATAATCTCGGAACGGATTATACAAAACTCAAGAACCAGAGCTGTTGCGGGTTTGGCGGTACATTCAGCCTTAAGCACTACGGAAAATCCAGCGATATTTCCACATCAAAGGCAGAGGAGATCTCTACAAAGGGATTCCAGCGGGTTTACACACCATGCCCCGGGTGCGCTATGCAGCTCACCGATGCCCTCGCTAAGGAGGGCTCTGAGGCGGATGTGTCCCATCCTGTACAGTTGTTTTACGAGAGTGTAGTCAAGAAATCGTAA
- a CDS encoding 3-hydroxybutyrate dehydrogenase — MSRKTALVTGAASGIGLAVAESLAGAGYNVMCADINEEKGKEEAARIGASFFKCDLSKREECKALVEACAAEFGSVDILINNAGIQHVSPVEDFPEDKWDFMISLMLTATFLLTKYSWNYMKKNGWGRVINVNSVHGLRASAFKTAYISAKHGVTGFTKTTALEGGPHGITVNSICPAYVRTPLVDGQIADQAKAHGISENEVIEEVMLKKAAVKKLIEPSEIGDIVLYLCSDSAKCVTGTSFTIDCGWTAQ; from the coding sequence ATGAGCCGGAAAACAGCTCTTGTAACAGGAGCGGCGAGCGGAATCGGTCTTGCCGTTGCAGAAAGCCTTGCAGGTGCGGGCTACAACGTAATGTGTGCAGACATCAACGAGGAAAAGGGGAAGGAAGAAGCGGCAAGGATAGGCGCATCCTTCTTCAAATGCGACCTCAGCAAGCGTGAGGAATGCAAAGCCCTCGTGGAGGCTTGTGCAGCGGAGTTCGGCAGTGTAGATATACTCATCAACAACGCCGGGATCCAGCATGTATCACCCGTTGAAGACTTCCCCGAAGATAAGTGGGATTTCATGATTTCTCTCATGCTCACCGCAACATTTCTTCTTACAAAATATTCATGGAACTATATGAAAAAGAACGGTTGGGGCAGGGTTATCAACGTAAACTCAGTCCACGGTCTTCGTGCATCCGCATTCAAAACGGCTTATATATCTGCCAAGCACGGCGTTACCGGCTTTACCAAAACCACTGCCCTTGAAGGTGGTCCCCACGGTATAACAGTGAATTCCATCTGCCCCGCCTATGTGCGCACACCCCTTGTGGACGGTCAGATTGCTGATCAGGCGAAGGCTCACGGCATAAGCGAAAACGAGGTTATCGAAGAGGTTATGCTCAAGAAGGCGGCGGTTAAAAAGCTTATCGAGCCTAGCGAGATAGGTGATATTGTGTTGTATCTCTGCTCCGATTCGGCAAAATGCGTAACGGGTACGAGTTTTACGATCGATTGCGGCTGGACGGCGCAATAA